One Acidobacteriota bacterium genomic region harbors:
- a CDS encoding MFS transporter, producing MRTILRQPGLRYIFLANIISMLGSGMNSTAITWFVLQRTHNEIALGKLVVLSTLPGLLMLPFTGVIIDREDRRHLVMLLDAARAVVVLVVAVLALRGEAQIWQLYLMNMFVAAGFWMFWPTITALIQELTPEQEFVHANTFLLAGVQGGWLIAGSIVGFVYDKIGLGGVLLIDFATYLLSFSCYLFVRRGKHVVKREDSGADKPTGLVARYFHELREGLDYVRGKPYIMLLGASWALFLGAMLTQGVITAPLSERILHAGAIGYGWLNAGWGIGAFLSALYAPTVIRRAGSRHSVSFSMSLLAVCLFALPFSRWLAIAVLIYAVMGSARGVGGISISSTMMEVVPKHFMGRVQNTFFFAGTVLQMVLGYSVGVAAHKIGLAIGFYMVGVLYAFAAVCAMWPVAPPEKHLQPEPVATEGSFPLEMGAAPAPGESVPANPDHDRERT from the coding sequence ATGCGGACCATCCTGCGCCAACCCGGCCTGCGCTACATCTTCCTGGCAAACATCATCTCGATGCTCGGCAGCGGGATGAACTCGACCGCCATCACCTGGTTCGTGCTACAGCGCACGCATAACGAGATCGCGCTCGGGAAATTGGTCGTGCTCAGCACCCTGCCCGGGCTGCTCATGCTGCCTTTCACCGGCGTGATCATCGATCGCGAAGACCGCCGCCACCTCGTGATGCTGCTGGACGCTGCTCGCGCGGTGGTGGTGCTCGTGGTCGCGGTGCTGGCGCTGCGCGGCGAGGCGCAGATCTGGCAGCTCTACCTGATGAACATGTTCGTTGCCGCCGGCTTCTGGATGTTCTGGCCCACCATCACCGCGCTCATCCAGGAGCTGACGCCAGAGCAGGAGTTCGTCCACGCCAATACCTTCCTGCTCGCCGGCGTGCAGGGTGGATGGCTCATCGCCGGCTCCATCGTTGGATTTGTCTACGACAAGATCGGGCTTGGCGGCGTGCTGCTCATCGACTTCGCCACCTACCTGCTCTCGTTCTCGTGTTATCTCTTCGTGCGCCGCGGCAAGCACGTGGTGAAACGAGAAGACAGTGGGGCCGACAAACCCACGGGCCTGGTCGCGCGCTACTTTCACGAACTGCGCGAAGGCCTGGACTACGTTCGCGGCAAACCCTACATCATGCTGCTGGGCGCGAGTTGGGCGCTCTTCCTCGGCGCCATGCTCACCCAGGGCGTGATCACCGCGCCGCTCTCCGAACGCATCCTGCACGCGGGCGCCATCGGATACGGATGGCTCAATGCCGGCTGGGGCATCGGCGCCTTCCTCAGCGCGCTCTACGCGCCCACCGTGATCCGCCGCGCCGGCTCGCGCCATTCCGTCAGCTTTTCGATGAGTCTGCTGGCGGTCTGTCTTTTCGCGCTGCCGTTCTCGCGCTGGCTCGCGATCGCCGTCCTTATCTATGCGGTCATGGGCTCGGCGCGCGGCGTGGGCGGCATCAGCATCTCCAGCACCATGATGGAGGTGGTCCCCAAGCACTTCATGGGACGGGTGCAGAACACCTTCTTCTTTGCCGGGACGGTGCTGCAAATGGTCCTGGGATACTCGGTCGGCGTGGCCGCGCATAAGATCGGGCTTGCCATAGGCTTCTACATGGTCGGCGTGCTCTACGCGTTCGCCGCCGTCTGCGCGATGTGGCCGGTCGCGCCGCCGGAGAAACATCTCCAGCCCGAACCGGTAGCGACCGAGGGCTCGTTCCCGCTCGAGATGGGCGCTGCTCCCGCACCCGGCGAGTCGGTGCCCGCGAACCCCGATCACGACCGCGAACGCACCTAG
- a CDS encoding enoyl-ACP reductase: protein MTKLMENRAAVVFGVANKRSIAWAIAQRLQEAGAKLAITYQNERLREEAEDLIKSLPGAEALRCDVSNDQEIATLFDALKARYGKLHTLIHSVAYAPAEELKGDFVMTTREGFRVALDVSCYSLIAVARAAAPLMTEGGSIVTMTYFGSEKVIPHYNVMGIAKAALEASVRYLANDLGPAKVRVNAISAGPIKTLAARGISGLGDMLRSHAERAPLKRNVDVNEVADAAVFLSSDGGSGITGEVLHVDCGYNIMGY from the coding sequence ATGACGAAGCTCATGGAAAACCGCGCGGCAGTCGTCTTCGGCGTCGCCAACAAGCGCTCGATCGCGTGGGCGATCGCGCAGCGCCTGCAGGAAGCCGGCGCCAAGCTGGCCATCACCTACCAGAACGAGCGCCTGCGCGAGGAGGCTGAGGACCTCATCAAGTCCTTGCCCGGCGCCGAGGCTTTGCGGTGCGACGTCTCGAACGATCAGGAGATCGCCACGCTGTTCGATGCTCTCAAGGCGCGCTACGGCAAGCTGCACACCCTCATCCACTCCGTCGCCTACGCTCCCGCCGAAGAGCTGAAGGGCGACTTCGTGATGACCACGCGCGAGGGCTTCCGCGTGGCGCTCGACGTCAGTTGCTACTCGCTGATCGCCGTGGCCCGCGCCGCCGCCCCGCTCATGACCGAGGGCGGTTCCATCGTGACCATGACTTATTTCGGCTCCGAGAAAGTGATTCCCCACTACAACGTGATGGGAATAGCTAAAGCAGCACTTGAAGCTTCGGTGCGCTACCTCGCCAACGACCTGGGCCCCGCCAAGGTGCGCGTGAACGCCATCTCCGCCGGGCCCATCAAGACGCTGGCCGCGCGCGGCATCTCCGGACTGGGCGACATGCTGCGCTCGCACGCCGAGCGCGCCCCGTTGAAACGCAATGTGGATGTGAACGAGGTGGCCGATGCCGCCGTGTTCTTGTCGTCCGATGGCGGCAGCGGGATCACCGGCGAGGTGCTGCACGTGGATTGCGGCTACAACATCATGGGGTACTGA
- the tsaE gene encoding tRNA (adenosine(37)-N6)-threonylcarbamoyltransferase complex ATPase subunit type 1 TsaE — MPSAESTTREFTTRSPEETIALGRKLASDLKPPQLVVLTGDLGAGKTTLIKGIAEGFGAAKQEDVTSPTFTLIHEYRSKDANIFHIDLYRVDTPRELETLGIDDLVDDRSVILIEWGEKFARFAGGRDVEIKMERVGETERKINVSGRFSTP; from the coding sequence GTGCCTTCCGCCGAATCCACAACCCGGGAATTCACAACCCGCTCACCGGAAGAGACCATCGCGCTTGGCCGCAAGCTTGCGTCGGACCTCAAGCCGCCGCAACTCGTCGTGCTGACCGGCGACCTTGGAGCAGGGAAGACGACGCTGATCAAAGGCATCGCCGAAGGTTTCGGCGCGGCGAAGCAGGAAGACGTCACCAGCCCCACGTTCACGCTTATCCATGAATATCGCAGCAAGGACGCCAACATCTTTCACATCGACCTTTATCGCGTCGACACGCCGCGCGAACTCGAGACGCTTGGCATTGACGACCTGGTGGACGACCGTAGCGTCATCCTGATCGAGTGGGGAGAGAAGTTCGCTCGCTTCGCGGGCGGGCGCGATGTGGAGATAAAGATGGAACGGGTGGGTGAGACGGAGCGGAAGATCAACGTCTCCGGCCGCTTCAGTACCCCATGA
- a CDS encoding NAD(P)H-hydrate dehydratase has protein sequence MKIVTAAEMREIDRATIGRADHERLGVPSTTLMENAGAAVAEFVLAQWPATRKIAVVCGKGNNGGDGLVAARKLSEAGKQVVVLLLAKPAELKGDAAEMLAQCPVEPVVVTTAVELAEAVDDRLLDCDLIVDALLGTGFRPPMSQLYAEAITAMNLSTAPVVAVDIPSGADADSTLPAQSGTIRAVADAVVTFTAPRPAHVFGRLTDGPTVIASIGSPPEVVSELAAELKMNLITPADFAALLAPRSPDSHKGDFGHVLVVGGSVGKAGAAAMAGMGALRAGAGLVTVATPGSVQPTVASFAAELMTVPLDETESGGVSLKALEYGRMEKLCEGKSVLAIGPGLGRDPETAEFVRALVKHANLSIVLDADGLNAFAGAADQLSGAKRPLVITPHLGEMARLIGATTAEINQDAVGVARSFAAKQRCVVVLKGHRTLVAGGDGEVGINATGNPGMAKGGSGDVLTGMLAALIAQFAHGEQPRCVEECSGAAVYLHGLAGDVAREEMGERAMVASDIIDALGEAFCRAAEQVGERTVTINP, from the coding sequence ATGAAGATCGTCACCGCCGCCGAGATGCGTGAGATCGATCGCGCAACCATTGGTCGCGCAGATCACGAGCGCCTCGGCGTCCCTTCGACCACGCTGATGGAGAACGCGGGCGCGGCAGTCGCCGAGTTCGTCCTGGCACAATGGCCGGCGACGCGCAAGATCGCCGTCGTCTGCGGCAAAGGCAACAACGGCGGCGACGGCCTGGTCGCGGCGCGCAAGCTCTCGGAAGCGGGGAAGCAGGTCGTCGTGTTGCTGCTGGCGAAGCCGGCGGAGCTGAAAGGCGATGCGGCGGAGATGCTGGCGCAGTGTCCGGTGGAGCCGGTCGTCGTGACGACAGCGGTTGAGCTAGCCGAGGCGGTGGACGACCGCCTCCTCGACTGCGACCTGATCGTAGACGCGCTGCTGGGCACAGGGTTCCGTCCGCCGATGAGCCAGCTTTACGCCGAGGCGATCACCGCGATGAATCTCTCGACGGCGCCAGTGGTCGCCGTGGATATTCCATCCGGGGCGGACGCCGATTCCACGTTGCCGGCGCAGAGTGGCACGATCCGCGCCGTGGCGGACGCGGTTGTCACGTTCACCGCGCCCCGGCCCGCGCATGTCTTTGGGCGGCTGACGGATGGCCCGACGGTGATCGCATCCATCGGGTCGCCACCGGAAGTCGTTTCCGAGCTGGCCGCCGAACTAAAGATGAACCTGATCACACCCGCGGATTTCGCGGCTTTGCTGGCCCCGCGCTCGCCGGATTCGCATAAAGGCGATTTCGGCCACGTGCTGGTCGTCGGCGGCTCTGTCGGCAAAGCCGGTGCCGCGGCGATGGCCGGGATGGGCGCGCTGCGTGCGGGCGCGGGCTTGGTGACGGTCGCCACGCCGGGCTCGGTGCAGCCCACGGTCGCGAGCTTTGCCGCCGAACTGATGACCGTGCCGCTCGACGAGACCGAGAGTGGCGGCGTCTCGCTCAAAGCCCTCGAGTATGGACGGATGGAAAAGCTTTGCGAAGGGAAGAGCGTACTGGCTATCGGGCCCGGGCTGGGACGCGACCCGGAAACAGCGGAGTTTGTGCGCGCGCTGGTGAAGCATGCGAATCTCTCCATCGTGCTCGATGCCGACGGGCTCAATGCTTTCGCGGGCGCGGCGGATCAGCTATCGGGAGCGAAGCGGCCGCTCGTCATCACGCCGCATCTGGGGGAGATGGCGCGCTTGATCGGTGCGACGACCGCAGAGATAAACCAGGATGCGGTCGGGGTCGCACGCTCGTTCGCCGCGAAACAACGCTGCGTCGTCGTGCTCAAAGGACATCGGACGTTGGTCGCGGGCGGCGATGGTGAGGTGGGGATCAATGCGACCGGCAATCCCGGGATGGCGAAGGGCGGCAGCGGCGATGTGCTCACCGGAATGCTCGCGGCGTTGATCGCGCAGTTCGCCCATGGAGAGCAGCCGCGGTGCGTAGAAGAATGTTCCGGCGCCGCCGTTTACCTCCACGGACTCGCCGGCGACGTCGCGCGCGAAGAGATGGGCGAGCGCGCCATGGTCGCGAGCGACATCATCGACGCCCTCGGTGAAGCCTTCTGCCGCGCCGCGGAGCAAGTCGGCGAGCGAACGGTTACTATCAATCCTTAG
- a CDS encoding potassium channel protein — protein sequence MKPSMLRPLRNLKTVLVLMAGFAAAGTVGFRVIEGWPWLDCFYMVVTTFTTVGYMEVHPLSHAGRIFNLFVIIFGVGTVFLAIGSLTQALLEFELGKVFGQRRMERDIEKLTGHYIICGAGRVGRSVARELARKPAPFVIIETSEARSDALPDGWLMMRGDATLEKTLRAARIELAEGLVAATTTDATNIYIVLTARGLNPKLRIIARASEEDAEKHLRTAGADSIISPYSFAGHRIAQQFLRPNVLDFLDLATLDPDVDLEIEEVQVAPSSKLAGLTIGDSRIHQQLGVIVLAIKREGQTMKFNPAAADRIEPNDFLIAIGESKSLRRLEETAAAAARH from the coding sequence ATGAAGCCGTCAATGCTGCGTCCGCTGCGCAACCTCAAGACCGTCCTGGTGCTGATGGCCGGCTTTGCTGCGGCCGGGACGGTCGGCTTCCGCGTGATCGAGGGCTGGCCGTGGCTCGACTGCTTCTACATGGTCGTGACCACGTTCACGACCGTGGGCTACATGGAGGTCCATCCGCTTTCGCACGCCGGGCGCATCTTCAACCTGTTCGTGATCATCTTCGGCGTGGGCACGGTCTTCCTTGCCATCGGGTCGCTGACCCAGGCTTTGCTAGAATTCGAGCTCGGAAAGGTCTTTGGACAGCGGCGCATGGAACGGGACATCGAGAAACTCACGGGACACTACATCATCTGCGGCGCCGGCCGCGTGGGGCGCAGCGTGGCGCGCGAGCTTGCGCGCAAGCCCGCGCCGTTCGTCATCATCGAGACCAGCGAGGCGCGCAGCGACGCGCTGCCAGACGGCTGGCTGATGATGCGCGGCGATGCCACGCTGGAGAAGACCCTGCGTGCGGCGCGCATCGAGCTCGCCGAGGGCCTGGTCGCCGCCACCACCACCGATGCCACCAATATCTACATTGTGCTGACGGCGCGCGGACTGAATCCGAAGCTCCGCATCATCGCGCGCGCCAGCGAGGAAGATGCGGAGAAGCATCTGCGCACTGCCGGGGCCGACAGCATCATCTCGCCGTATTCCTTTGCCGGGCACCGCATCGCGCAGCAGTTCCTGCGTCCCAACGTGCTCGACTTCCTCGACCTCGCCACGCTCGATCCCGACGTGGACCTCGAGATCGAAGAGGTGCAAGTCGCACCCAGTTCGAAGCTAGCCGGATTGACCATCGGAGACTCGCGCATCCACCAGCAGCTTGGAGTCATCGTGCTCGCCATCAAGCGCGAGGGGCAGACGATGAAGTTCAATCCCGCGGCCGCCGACCGCATCGAGCCCAACGACTTCCTCATCGCCATCGGCGAATCCAAGAGCCTGCGCCGCCTGGAAGAGACGGCCGCCGCTGCCGCCAGGCATTAG
- a CDS encoding amino acid permease: MAESKIFKRKSLDMLMAEASDTSEHGLKRALGPLNLITLGIGAIIGAGIFVLTGEAAAQYTGPAIVLSYVLAGVACAFAGLCYAEFASMIPIAGSAYTYGYATLGEIIAWIIGWDLILEYAFGAATVASGWSSTLVAFLQDYGINIPPQICDVPGAKWAMFDGRWFPETALTADQLTQATQHVTTSFNLVAFLAILAVTTILIVGIKESANFNTVVVFIKLFAVLTFIAVAGAFVFKHPDLARTNWAVFLPPNTGHFGSYGWSGILRAAGVVFFAYIGFDAVSTAAQEAKNPQKDMPIGILGSLAICTVLYIVVSALLTMTVHYTRLNIGAPVSLAIRETGVRWGSYVVNAGALAGLSTVMLVMLLGQSRVFYSMAKDGLLWKWAADIHPRFRTPWKSTAIVGVCVAITGSLVPIGDLGQMVSIGTLMAFVIVCAGVLVMRKKRPEVNRPFRTPWVPFVPIMGMVVSLALMLGLNGKTWIRLFVWLVLGMAIYFLYGIKHSKVQRGEVVHVENPPSGDTFTASTRKKP, encoded by the coding sequence ATGGCTGAATCCAAGATCTTCAAACGCAAATCGCTCGACATGCTGATGGCGGAAGCCTCGGACACGAGCGAACACGGACTGAAGCGGGCGCTCGGTCCCCTCAACCTCATCACCCTCGGCATCGGCGCCATCATCGGCGCCGGCATCTTCGTGCTCACCGGAGAAGCGGCGGCGCAGTACACCGGCCCCGCCATCGTGCTCTCTTACGTGCTCGCGGGCGTGGCGTGCGCCTTCGCCGGCTTGTGCTATGCCGAGTTCGCCTCCATGATCCCTATCGCCGGCTCCGCGTATACCTACGGGTACGCGACGCTCGGCGAGATCATCGCGTGGATCATCGGCTGGGACCTGATCCTGGAATACGCTTTTGGCGCGGCCACGGTCGCTTCCGGCTGGAGCTCGACGCTGGTCGCCTTCCTGCAGGACTACGGCATCAACATACCGCCGCAGATCTGCGACGTCCCGGGCGCGAAGTGGGCGATGTTCGACGGCCGCTGGTTTCCCGAGACCGCGCTCACCGCTGACCAGCTGACCCAAGCGACACAACACGTCACCACGAGTTTCAACCTGGTGGCGTTCCTGGCCATCCTGGCGGTCACCACCATCCTGATCGTCGGCATCAAGGAGTCGGCGAACTTCAACACCGTGGTTGTGTTCATCAAACTCTTCGCCGTGCTCACCTTCATCGCCGTGGCCGGCGCGTTCGTCTTCAAGCATCCGGACCTCGCGCGCACGAACTGGGCCGTCTTCCTGCCACCGAACACCGGACACTTCGGCTCCTACGGATGGTCGGGCATCTTGCGAGCTGCGGGCGTGGTGTTCTTCGCCTACATCGGATTCGACGCGGTCTCCACCGCGGCGCAGGAAGCCAAGAACCCGCAAAAGGATATGCCCATCGGCATCCTGGGCTCGCTGGCCATCTGTACCGTGCTCTACATCGTGGTCTCGGCGCTGCTGACCATGACGGTCCACTACACGCGCCTGAACATCGGCGCACCGGTCTCGCTGGCTATCCGCGAGACGGGCGTGCGCTGGGGCAGCTACGTGGTGAATGCCGGCGCGCTCGCCGGGCTTTCCACCGTGATGCTGGTGATGTTGCTGGGACAATCGCGCGTCTTCTACTCCATGGCGAAGGACGGCCTGCTGTGGAAGTGGGCGGCGGACATCCATCCCAGGTTCCGGACACCGTGGAAGTCCACCGCCATCGTTGGCGTCTGCGTGGCCATCACCGGCTCACTCGTCCCCATCGGTGACCTCGGCCAGATGGTCTCGATAGGAACGTTGATGGCGTTCGTGATCGTCTGCGCGGGCGTGCTGGTGATGCGCAAGAAACGTCCCGAAGTCAATCGCCCATTCCGCACGCCTTGGGTGCCGTTCGTGCCCATCATGGGCATGGTCGTCTCGCTGGCGCTGATGTTGGGGCTGAATGGCAAGACCTGGATCCGGCTGTTCGTGTGGCTGGTGCTCGGCATGGCCATCTACTTCCTCTATGGCATCAAGCACAGTAAAGTGCAGCGCGGGGAAGTGGTGCACGTGGAGAATCCGCCCTCGGGAGATACCTTCACCGCATCGACGCGCAAAAAACCGTAG
- a CDS encoding amino acid permease, whose product MKGIGLTSATTLVMGSMIGSGVFIVSADIARLTGSPALLIAAWVVTGFMTIAAALAYGELAAMMPHAGGQYVYLRESLGPLWGFLYGWTLFLVIQTGTIAAVGVAFGKFLGVFFPSVSSSHWLFGLHWHAPKLVIGPVELGGMELGLNTANLAAIVIIVLLTAVNVFGVKTGAMVQNIFTFAKTAALLGLVLFGIFMGANAQAIAANFTESAFWKNFSWGATFPVTVGASGTIAYVGIFTIIAVSQVGSLFSADAWNNVTFTAGEMKDPRRNLPLALAIGTATVILLYIGVNYIYLRELPLAGSPTAPLTDLLARGIQYAPEDRVGTAVMQVMFGASGAALMAAAILVSTFGCNNGLILAGARVYYAMAKDGLFFRSVGKLHPKYKTPAVSLGVQAVWTCLLCLSGTYGQLLDYIIFAVLVFYILTIAGLFVLRVRRPDAERPYKAFGYPVLPAIYIAMALFIDVVLLLYKPQYTWPGLAIVLLGIPVYFLWSRRSSAPAAARA is encoded by the coding sequence GTGAAAGGCATCGGCCTCACCAGCGCCACCACGCTGGTGATGGGTTCGATGATCGGTTCGGGCGTGTTCATCGTCTCCGCCGACATCGCCCGCCTCACCGGCTCGCCCGCGCTGCTCATCGCGGCGTGGGTGGTCACCGGGTTCATGACCATCGCGGCGGCGCTTGCCTACGGCGAGCTCGCGGCCATGATGCCGCACGCCGGCGGGCAGTATGTCTACCTGCGGGAATCGCTGGGGCCGCTGTGGGGGTTCCTCTACGGCTGGACGCTCTTTCTGGTGATCCAGACGGGGACGATCGCCGCCGTGGGCGTCGCCTTCGGCAAATTCCTCGGCGTCTTCTTTCCCTCCGTCTCGTCCAGCCACTGGCTGTTCGGCTTGCACTGGCACGCGCCGAAACTGGTCATCGGCCCGGTGGAACTGGGAGGCATGGAATTGGGCCTGAACACCGCGAACCTGGCCGCCATCGTCATCATCGTGCTGCTCACCGCGGTGAACGTGTTCGGAGTGAAGACGGGCGCGATGGTGCAGAATATCTTCACCTTCGCCAAGACCGCCGCTCTTCTGGGACTCGTCCTCTTCGGCATCTTCATGGGCGCGAACGCGCAGGCGATCGCGGCTAACTTTACGGAAAGCGCCTTCTGGAAGAATTTCTCCTGGGGTGCGACCTTCCCGGTGACGGTGGGCGCGAGCGGGACCATCGCCTACGTGGGCATCTTCACCATCATCGCGGTGTCGCAGGTGGGCTCGCTGTTCTCTGCCGACGCGTGGAACAACGTGACCTTCACCGCGGGCGAGATGAAGGATCCGCGGCGCAACCTGCCGCTGGCGCTGGCCATCGGCACCGCGACGGTCATCCTTTTATATATCGGCGTCAACTACATCTACCTGCGAGAGCTGCCGCTGGCGGGCAGCCCAACGGCTCCGCTCACGGACTTGCTGGCGCGCGGCATACAGTACGCGCCCGAAGACCGCGTGGGCACGGCGGTGATGCAGGTGATGTTCGGCGCGTCGGGGGCTGCGCTGATGGCGGCGGCTATCCTGGTCTCGACCTTCGGCTGCAACAATGGCCTCATCCTCGCCGGCGCGCGGGTCTACTACGCCATGGCGAAAGATGGATTGTTCTTCCGCTCGGTCGGGAAGCTGCATCCGAAATACAAGACGCCGGCGGTATCGCTCGGCGTGCAGGCGGTGTGGACGTGCCTGCTCTGTCTTTCCGGGACGTATGGACAGTTGCTCGACTACATCATCTTCGCGGTGCTGGTGTTCTACATCCTGACCATCGCCGGGCTCTTCGTGCTGCGGGTCAGGCGGCCGGATGCGGAGCGTCCTTATAAGGCCTTCGGATACCCGGTGCTGCCGGCCATCTACATCGCGATGGCGCTGTTCATCGACGTGGTGCTGTTGCTCTACAAACCGCAGTACACGTGGCCGGGTTTGGCCATCGTGCTGTTAGGGATTCCTGTATATTTCCTGTGGTCGCGCAGGTCCTCCGCCCCGGCAGCAGCGCGGGCGTAA
- the thiE gene encoding thiamine phosphate synthase has translation MQRPLLLPRLYPIIDAGLFVDETPADAGFAGESDAALAIARFAEQLLAGGATLIQYRNKQGSARQMLSHARELRRAAAGVTAGVTLVMNDRADLCLAAGFEGVHVGQDDVSPAGARMVVGRGRLLGVSTHDPEQLAAADASDADVDYVAIGPVFATSTKERPDPVVGLEGVRRARAATRKPLVAIGGITRGNCRAVIEAGADCVAVVSDLFAQPRAATEDFLRLLR, from the coding sequence ATGCAGCGACCTCTTCTGCTCCCGCGGCTCTACCCCATCATCGACGCCGGCCTGTTTGTAGATGAAACGCCTGCAGATGCAGGGTTCGCCGGTGAAAGCGACGCCGCGCTCGCCATCGCGCGCTTTGCCGAACAGCTCCTGGCCGGGGGCGCGACGCTGATCCAGTACCGGAACAAGCAGGGAAGCGCCCGGCAGATGCTCTCGCACGCGCGTGAGCTGCGGCGAGCCGCTGCGGGCGTGACAGCGGGCGTGACCCTGGTGATGAACGACCGCGCCGACTTGTGCCTCGCCGCCGGATTCGAGGGCGTCCATGTGGGGCAGGATGATGTATCGCCTGCTGGGGCGCGCATGGTCGTTGGTCGCGGGCGTTTGCTCGGCGTTTCGACGCATGATCCCGAACAACTGGCGGCAGCCGACGCGTCCGACGCCGATGTGGACTATGTCGCTATCGGGCCGGTGTTTGCTACGTCTACGAAAGAGCGTCCGGACCCGGTGGTGGGACTCGAAGGCGTACGCCGGGCACGCGCCGCGACGCGCAAGCCGCTGGTCGCGATCGGCGGCATCACGCGCGGGAACTGCCGCGCGGTCATCGAGGCGGGCGCCGATTGCGTGGCGGTGGTGAGCGACCTGTTCGCGCAACCGCGGGCCGCGACGGAAGACTTTTTACGGCTTCTGCGGTAG
- the accC gene encoding acetyl-CoA carboxylase biotin carboxylase subunit, with product MFKKVLVANRGEIALRVICACKELGIRTVAVYSEADRNSLHVKFADEAICIGPPRSADSYLNVPAVISAAELSNAEAIHPGYGLLSENANFAEVCETSHIKFIGPPSTVTRLMGEKEKARMAMKKAGVPILPGSDGVIESDAEALEWAEEIGYPVIIKASAGGGGRGMRVISAADELPQLFIAAQAEAAAAFGNGALYMEKFIERPRHIEFQVLADAHGHVISLGERECSIQRRHQKLLEECPSTQITPQMRKEIGDRLVKSLSNIGYQNAGTVEFLMDEDRKLHFIEMNTRIQVEHPITEMVTGIDLVKSQILIAAGAKLGDIVKGPVEMRGHSIECRVNAEHPEKFTPSAGKITVFHVPGGMGVRVDTAAYAEGVIPPYYDSLIAKLITHGKDRDEAISRMRRALDMFIVEGIFTTIPLHKKIITDPEFYAGRYDTKFMERFLAKKEDKKQDKKREKKLDEKDPNQEALPA from the coding sequence ATGTTCAAGAAAGTCCTCGTCGCCAACCGTGGAGAGATCGCGCTGCGGGTGATCTGCGCCTGCAAAGAGCTCGGCATCCGCACGGTGGCGGTCTACAGCGAGGCCGACCGCAACTCGCTGCACGTGAAGTTCGCGGATGAAGCCATCTGCATCGGACCGCCGCGCTCGGCGGACAGCTACCTCAACGTTCCGGCGGTGATCAGCGCTGCCGAGCTTTCGAACGCCGAGGCCATCCATCCCGGCTACGGCCTGCTGAGCGAAAACGCCAACTTCGCGGAGGTGTGCGAGACCTCGCACATCAAGTTCATCGGACCGCCCTCCACGGTGACGCGCCTGATGGGCGAAAAAGAGAAGGCGCGGATGGCGATGAAGAAGGCCGGCGTGCCCATCCTGCCTGGGTCAGACGGCGTGATCGAGAGCGACGCGGAAGCGCTGGAGTGGGCGGAGGAGATCGGATATCCGGTCATCATCAAAGCATCGGCGGGCGGCGGCGGGCGCGGCATGCGCGTGATCAGCGCGGCGGACGAGTTGCCCCAGCTCTTCATCGCGGCACAGGCGGAGGCCGCGGCGGCCTTCGGCAACGGCGCCCTGTACATGGAAAAATTCATCGAGCGGCCACGGCACATCGAGTTCCAGGTGCTGGCGGATGCGCACGGCCACGTCATCAGCCTGGGCGAGCGCGAGTGCTCCATCCAGCGGCGGCACCAGAAGCTGCTGGAGGAATGTCCGTCGACGCAGATCACGCCGCAGATGCGCAAGGAGATCGGCGACCGGCTGGTGAAGTCGCTCTCCAACATCGGTTACCAGAACGCCGGCACGGTCGAGTTCCTGATGGACGAAGACCGCAAGCTGCACTTCATCGAGATGAACACCCGCATCCAGGTGGAGCATCCCATCACCGAGATGGTGACCGGCATCGACCTGGTGAAGAGCCAGATCCTGATCGCCGCGGGCGCGAAGCTGGGCGACATCGTGAAAGGCCCGGTCGAGATGCGCGGACACTCGATCGAGTGCCGCGTGAATGCGGAGCATCCCGAGAAGTTCACGCCGTCGGCGGGGAAGATCACCGTGTTCCACGTGCCCGGCGGAATGGGTGTGCGCGTGGACACCGCCGCTTACGCCGAGGGCGTGATCCCGCCCTACTACGACTCGCTCATCGCCAAGCTCATCACCCACGGCAAGGACCGCGATGAGGCCATCTCGCGCATGCGGCGCGCGCTCGATATGTTCATCGTGGAAGGGATCTTTACCACCATCCCGCTGCACAAGAAGATCATCACCGATCCCGAGTTCTACGCCGGACGCTACGACACCAAGTTCATGGAACGCTTTCTGGCAAAGAAGGAAGACAAGAAGCAAGACAAAAAGCGCGAGAAGAAGCTCGACGAGAAAGATCCGAACCAGGAAGCGCTGCCCGCCTGA